In Helianthus annuus cultivar XRQ/B chromosome 3, HanXRQr2.0-SUNRISE, whole genome shotgun sequence, a single window of DNA contains:
- the LOC110931863 gene encoding uncharacterized protein LOC110931863, with the protein MRQRSVKTETDGNRKREEDNSPKSKKKKGKPGFNKHQSKSNERPTCKTYTRRHWGQCRSDQQAKPCGICKKTGHKTLECKDLKDVVCYGCGEKGHIKTNCLKAAKEDTSKPGGAKKGNVRAFQMNAREAVNDNNIITGTFLINIFARVLFDSGADKSFVDLKFSKLLNLPIRTLDITYEVELADGTIESASSILDGGFISIKNHTIPISLLPMKLVGFDVVLGIDWLSHNQACIACDKKLIEIKTPSGEMITIQGDIHYGLPEKVSLLKASKCLKSGCVIYMAQVTVAKPKPKIKDFSVISVYPDVFPKELPSLPLERQVEFRIDILPRAAPVAIAPY; encoded by the coding sequence ATGAGACAAAGATCGGTCAAAACTGAGACCGATGGAAATAGGAAGAGGGAGGAGGACAACTCCCCAAAGTCCAAGAAAAAGAAAGGTAAGCCTGGGTTCAATAAGCACCAAAGTAAGTCTAATGAGAGACCAACTTGCAAGACCTACACCAGGAGGCACTGGGGACAGTGTCGCTCAGATCAGCAGGCAAAACCTTGTGGCATTTGCAAGAAGACAGGGCATAAGACCTTAGAGTGTAAAGATCTTAAGGATGTTGTCTGTTATGGTTGTGGCGAAAAGGGCCACATTAAGACGAACTGCCTGAAGGCCGCTAAGGAAGACACTTCTAAACCTGGTGGGGCAAAGAAGGGAAATGTCCGAGCCTTCCAAATGAATGCTAGAGAGGCGGTCAATGACAATAACATCATAACGGGTACGTTCCTAATCAATATCTTTGCtagagttctatttgattcgggtgctgataagtcttttgtagacctTAAGTTTAGTAAACTATTAAACTTACCAATAAGAACTCTAGATATTACTTATGAGGTAGAACttgccgatggaaccatagaatcCGCATCTTCCATTCTTGATGGAGgtttcatatccattaagaatcataCTATTCCTATCTCTCTTCTGCCAATGAAATTGGTGGGGTTCGATGTAGTTTTAGGCAttgattggttatcgcataaccaagcctgCATTGCCTGTGACAAGAAACTCATCGAGATTAAAACTCCTTCTGGTGAAATGATCACCATCCAAGGAGATATACACTATGGATTGCCTGAGAAGGTGTCTCTACTCAAGGCATCCAAGTGTCTGAAGAGcggatgtgtcatttacatggcacaggtgacgGTAGCCAAGCCAAAGCCCAAGATAAAAGATTTCTCTGTCATTTCCGTGTACCCTGATGTCTTCCCTAAAGAACTACCTAGTCTACCtttggagaggcaagtggagtttagGATCGATATCCTACCTAGAGCTGCACCAGTTGCAATAGCTCCTTATTGA